In Solanum pennellii chromosome 7, SPENNV200, the following are encoded in one genomic region:
- the LOC107025746 gene encoding dirigent protein 17-like, which produces MEFSGKENEVEECLPAGVFEIPGEPAVVINGLPPNVDDTFLPCPVVTDTESHKNAVFGKLFEGRKVRKLFGDNYYNGKVIKFDEESGWFRVKYEDGDNEDLEWQELEEILQPLDINIPLEKVVKKFIKKKH; this is translated from the coding sequence ATGGAATTTTCAGGCAAAGAAAACGAAGTGGAAGAGTGTTTACCAGCCGGAGTGTTTGAGATACCTGGAGAGCCAGCTGTTGTTATTAACGGATTGCCTCCAAATGTTGATGACACATTTTTACCCTGCCCAGTAGTTACTGATACAGAATCACATAAGAATGCTGTTTTTGGCAAATTGTTTGAAGGAAGAAAAGTTCGCAAGTTATTTGGAGATAATTATTACAATGGAAAAGTTATTAAATTTGATGAGGAAAGTGGTTGGTTTAGGGTGAAGTATGAAGACGGTGACAACGAAGATCTTGAATGGCAGGAGTTGGAAGAAATTCTTCAGCCTTTGGACATTAATATTCCATTGGAAAAAGTAGTTAAAAAGTTCATCAAGAAAAAACACTAA